A stretch of the Bdellovibrio sp. 22V genome encodes the following:
- a CDS encoding PilZ domain-containing protein, with protein MNGGNGQTIFKKVALSEKKLLFREIADDKIQLTIKGSAHEEIFHLIAVQTEKDEALLCHHTADSKSFATNQAAVVNFSFKSERYFFKTELSFEAGWAVLRTDVDLFQLQRRANARVDIPAKYDAVFLLTNHGGKSYFLDTRVRDVSAGGFKMEFLGEKPELKIGDKVKGSLRLGSRRPMEFEIEVRFVQNRESEQGLIQTAGVQFLNVDHILETRLLSLMMDLQRELFLKYPNHKK; from the coding sequence ATGAACGGCGGAAACGGTCAGACTATTTTTAAAAAAGTAGCTCTTTCTGAAAAGAAATTGCTCTTTCGTGAAATCGCTGACGACAAGATTCAGTTGACTATCAAAGGCTCCGCGCACGAAGAAATTTTCCATCTTATTGCGGTGCAAACTGAAAAAGATGAAGCGCTCCTTTGTCATCATACGGCGGACTCGAAGTCCTTTGCGACGAACCAGGCGGCGGTGGTAAATTTCTCTTTTAAGAGTGAAAGATATTTTTTCAAAACGGAGCTAAGCTTTGAGGCGGGGTGGGCGGTTTTAAGAACCGACGTCGACCTCTTTCAGTTGCAACGTCGGGCGAATGCGCGTGTCGACATTCCGGCAAAATACGACGCTGTGTTTTTGCTAACGAATCATGGCGGTAAATCCTATTTTCTTGATACTCGCGTGCGCGATGTGAGTGCCGGCGGATTTAAGATGGAGTTTTTAGGAGAAAAACCGGAACTCAAGATCGGTGATAAAGTCAAAGGCAGCTTGCGCTTGGGCTCCCGTCGCCCGATGGAGTTTGAAATTGAAGTGCGCTTTGTGCAAAATCGCGAATCAGAGCAGGGCTTGATTCAAACGGCGGGCGTTCAGTTCCTTAATGTGGACCATATTCTCGAAACACGGTTGCTGAGTCTGATGATGGATTTGCAGCGCGAACTGTTTTTAAAATATCCCAATCACAAAAAATAA
- a CDS encoding cyclic nucleotide-binding domain-containing protein translates to MSEVLSAIQKESYGAGEFIFFEGDIENHFYIVESGVVEIFTKDNMGKRIPITEIVDGESFGEFALISKSPRSASAQAMTDVVLVKVSEDGFKELLSELPTWAECMLKSFVDRLQNMTEKVRELEQFKKRE, encoded by the coding sequence ATGTCTGAAGTTTTAAGTGCAATTCAAAAAGAATCTTATGGCGCCGGAGAGTTTATTTTCTTTGAAGGCGATATCGAAAACCATTTCTATATCGTCGAATCTGGTGTCGTCGAGATCTTCACGAAAGACAACATGGGAAAACGCATCCCCATCACTGAAATTGTCGACGGGGAATCTTTCGGCGAATTCGCTTTGATTTCGAAATCTCCTCGCTCCGCCTCGGCCCAAGCGATGACCGACGTTGTTTTAGTGAAAGTTTCAGAAGACGGTTTCAAAGAGCTTCTCTCGGAGCTTCCAACGTGGGCGGAGTGTATGTTGAAGTCCTTCGTCGATCGTCTGCAAAACATGACGGAAAAAGTGCGCGAACTTGAACAGTTCAAGAAGCGCGAGTAA
- a CDS encoding amidase: MNELLKLSALEIAAKVAKKEVSPTEVLEAHIERIEQVNSSLNAMVEKDYERARQTAKEQTEQLAKNNSDLPPLFGVPFTVKEMFSYEGMKRTGGSIHQTQSVMDWDATVVARMKNAGAIPMGTTNVPELGFWFETFNPVYGRTNNPYDLSRTCGGSSGGEGALLGAGATPLGLGSDIGGSIRMPAFFCGVFGHKPTRKLLPLTGHFPFRKEELLGLAENKYPYTSMGPMSRRASDLYPMMKILMGADGLDPHTMQNPVLKERTQEWAGRKILICPEPIFHRTRSTDYEMAQVVRNCGKLFAELGAVVEEVDPRFFVRGTELWFAALKSSKNRNLFETLMGPTKHLSIGKEILKVALGRGDYTFPNLLVSLAEMFDSGNGDYTQQMADLQKMARDLDAMLGEEGLLLLPPHPRVAPKHRAPLWSPFDFIYTAIFTTLGHPATVAPTGLNADGLPLGIQIVSREMNDHLTLSCAEFIETTFGGWQPP; the protein is encoded by the coding sequence ATGAACGAATTGTTGAAACTTTCCGCTTTAGAAATCGCCGCGAAGGTAGCGAAAAAAGAAGTCTCTCCGACAGAAGTTCTTGAGGCGCACATTGAACGCATTGAACAGGTGAACTCCTCACTCAATGCCATGGTCGAAAAAGACTATGAGCGAGCGCGCCAAACAGCGAAAGAACAAACCGAACAGCTTGCAAAAAACAATTCAGATCTACCTCCCCTCTTTGGTGTGCCTTTTACCGTTAAAGAAATGTTCTCCTATGAAGGCATGAAACGCACCGGCGGGAGTATTCATCAAACGCAAAGTGTGATGGATTGGGATGCGACCGTCGTCGCACGCATGAAAAATGCCGGCGCCATTCCGATGGGAACGACCAATGTTCCTGAACTTGGTTTTTGGTTTGAAACCTTCAATCCCGTTTACGGTCGCACGAACAATCCCTATGATCTTTCCCGTACATGCGGCGGCTCCAGCGGTGGCGAGGGCGCTCTTTTAGGTGCTGGCGCAACTCCTCTAGGACTTGGCAGTGATATCGGCGGAAGTATTCGTATGCCTGCTTTTTTCTGTGGCGTTTTCGGGCATAAACCCACTCGTAAACTTTTACCTTTAACAGGTCACTTTCCTTTTAGAAAAGAAGAACTTCTGGGCCTTGCCGAAAACAAATATCCATACACCTCCATGGGGCCAATGAGCCGTCGTGCGAGCGACCTCTATCCGATGATGAAAATCCTTATGGGTGCTGATGGTCTCGATCCGCATACGATGCAGAATCCTGTTTTGAAAGAGCGCACCCAAGAATGGGCCGGTCGGAAAATTTTGATTTGTCCTGAACCGATTTTTCATCGCACGCGCAGCACTGATTACGAAATGGCGCAGGTCGTGCGTAATTGCGGAAAACTTTTTGCGGAACTGGGTGCCGTGGTTGAAGAAGTGGATCCTCGCTTCTTTGTGCGCGGAACTGAATTGTGGTTTGCGGCACTCAAAAGCTCTAAGAATAGAAATCTTTTTGAAACATTGATGGGACCGACGAAGCATCTTTCTATCGGAAAAGAAATTTTGAAAGTGGCTCTGGGCCGCGGTGATTATACCTTCCCGAATCTTTTGGTTTCTTTGGCCGAAATGTTTGATTCCGGGAACGGCGATTACACTCAACAAATGGCCGACCTTCAAAAAATGGCGCGCGACCTCGATGCGATGCTGGGAGAAGAAGGACTACTTCTTTTGCCTCCACATCCGCGAGTGGCGCCAAAACACCGCGCTCCGCTCTGGTCTCCGTTTGATTTTATCTACACAGCTATCTTTACAACGCTAGGCCATCCAGCCACAGTCGCACCGACAGGCCTTAACGCCGACGGGCTGCCGTTGGGAATTCAAATCGTGTCCCGCGAAATGAATGACCACCTGACATTGTCCTGTGCCGAGTTCATCGAAACAACTTTCGGCGGCTGGCAACCCCCTTAA
- the radA gene encoding DNA repair protein RadA: MAKSKTKTIYTCQNCGAQRPKWEGKCTDCGAWNSFVEELQFSEPKTRGWSTAPSEKGTAASKPISLDQSLEEVKLDRFDTSFEELNRVLGGGLARGSFVLLGGSPGIGKSTLLLQMAGGLAGDKRKVLYISGEESVSQTGSRAHRLGIRSPLIEIGSESNLHNIMEMARHKKPDVLVVDSIQTMYLSDLQAAPGSVSQVRECAGHLMGLAKQDNIAVILIGHVTKDGSIAGPKVLEHMVDCVLSFDGDTSYNFRLLRALKNRFGAAHELGVFQMNSKGLEEVSNPSELFLEERGDQLIGSAVFASMEGTRPLLCEVQALTLSSPMAMPRRTALGIDVNRLHLLTAVLDRHLDVRLAHNDIFINVVGGLKLVEPAADLAVAAAILSTEGRRDLDAKTCFFGEIGLTGEVRGVSFVENRIKEADKLGFTHFVIPFSNKRHLGEYKLPKDKKISFVKSVHELSKII; this comes from the coding sequence ATGGCAAAATCGAAGACGAAAACGATCTATACCTGTCAAAATTGTGGAGCCCAACGACCAAAGTGGGAAGGAAAATGCACCGACTGCGGCGCGTGGAACTCTTTTGTTGAAGAACTCCAATTTTCCGAACCAAAAACTCGAGGATGGTCGACCGCTCCATCTGAAAAAGGAACGGCTGCGTCTAAACCGATTTCACTCGACCAAAGCCTCGAAGAAGTGAAATTGGATCGTTTTGATACGTCTTTTGAAGAACTCAACCGCGTTTTGGGCGGCGGACTTGCGCGGGGCAGCTTCGTCCTTCTTGGTGGATCTCCCGGCATCGGTAAATCGACTCTGCTTTTACAAATGGCAGGAGGACTTGCCGGCGATAAGCGCAAAGTGCTTTACATCTCGGGCGAGGAAAGCGTTTCACAGACGGGTTCGCGCGCGCACCGCCTGGGCATTCGTTCGCCTCTGATTGAGATCGGTTCCGAGTCAAATCTGCACAACATTATGGAGATGGCTCGTCATAAAAAACCCGATGTGCTTGTCGTCGACTCTATTCAAACAATGTATCTTTCGGATTTGCAGGCAGCTCCAGGTTCGGTGTCGCAAGTGCGTGAGTGTGCCGGGCACTTGATGGGTCTTGCAAAACAAGACAACATCGCTGTGATCTTGATTGGTCACGTCACCAAAGATGGCAGCATCGCCGGTCCTAAAGTGCTTGAGCACATGGTCGACTGCGTTCTTTCTTTCGATGGAGATACCTCTTATAACTTCCGTCTTTTGCGCGCGTTGAAAAACCGTTTCGGGGCGGCTCACGAACTGGGTGTTTTTCAAATGAACTCGAAAGGCCTCGAGGAGGTTTCAAATCCTTCCGAACTTTTCCTTGAAGAGCGCGGCGATCAGCTGATCGGCTCGGCCGTGTTCGCATCCATGGAAGGAACACGTCCCCTTTTATGTGAAGTCCAGGCTCTGACTCTTTCAAGCCCGATGGCCATGCCGCGAAGAACAGCTCTAGGCATCGACGTGAACAGGCTGCATCTTTTGACGGCGGTTCTGGATCGTCACTTGGACGTTCGCTTAGCTCATAACGATATCTTTATTAACGTGGTTGGCGGTTTGAAGCTGGTCGAGCCTGCGGCCGATCTCGCTGTCGCTGCCGCTATCTTGTCGACGGAAGGACGCCGGGATCTTGATGCCAAGACCTGCTTCTTTGGCGAAATCGGTCTGACCGGCGAGGTCCGTGGTGTTTCTTTCGTGGAAAATCGAATTAAAGAAGCCGATAAACTCGGTTTCACTCACTTTGTGATTCCGTTTTCCAACAAACGTCACCTGGGCGAGTATAAATTACCGAAGGACAAGAAAATTTCATTTGTCAAAAGCGTACATGAACTCAGTAAAATCATTTAG
- the ychF gene encoding redox-regulated ATPase YchF, whose translation MALQVGIVGLPNVGKSTLFNALTSAKAEAANYPFCTIDPNVGVVTVPDPRMDKITTFIKPQKVIPTTMEFVDIAGIVKGASQGEGLGNQFLSHIRQTDAIVHVVRCFDDPNIVHVSGSVDPIRDIEVINTELLLADLDSVDKKYQRIEKMAKNTTDKKLKMEAEVTKKIKDALGKGLPARSVALDDLELPFLRDMHLLTAKPVLYAMNVSDTDFAAGGNDWTKSVEARAAEENNNTILICSAMEAEISLLPPEERKDFLDAMGAEEPGLNRLIREAYKLLGLQTYFTAGEKEVRAWTIRAGTKAPQAAGVIHTDFEKGFIRAETYHCEDLFTYKSEQAVKEAGKYRLEGKEYVVKDGDILFFRFNV comes from the coding sequence ATGGCTTTACAAGTCGGTATCGTTGGCCTTCCCAACGTAGGTAAAAGTACACTTTTCAACGCGCTCACTTCTGCAAAGGCGGAAGCAGCCAACTACCCTTTCTGTACGATTGATCCCAACGTCGGCGTGGTGACGGTTCCAGATCCGCGCATGGATAAAATCACAACGTTTATTAAGCCACAAAAAGTGATTCCAACGACGATGGAGTTCGTGGATATCGCAGGTATCGTGAAAGGCGCGTCCCAAGGTGAAGGCCTTGGTAACCAATTCCTTTCTCACATCCGTCAAACAGATGCGATCGTTCACGTAGTTCGTTGTTTTGACGATCCAAATATCGTGCACGTATCTGGCTCTGTAGATCCTATTCGCGACATCGAAGTTATTAATACAGAGTTGCTTTTGGCGGACTTGGATTCTGTTGATAAAAAATATCAGCGCATCGAAAAGATGGCGAAGAATACAACAGACAAAAAGTTGAAAATGGAAGCGGAAGTCACAAAGAAAATCAAAGATGCTTTGGGCAAAGGTCTTCCTGCACGTTCTGTTGCTTTGGATGATTTAGAGCTTCCTTTCTTGCGCGACATGCATCTTTTGACAGCGAAGCCTGTGCTTTACGCGATGAACGTGTCTGACACGGACTTCGCAGCCGGTGGCAACGATTGGACAAAATCTGTTGAGGCACGCGCGGCTGAAGAGAACAACAACACGATCTTGATCTGTTCTGCGATGGAAGCGGAAATCTCTCTTCTTCCTCCTGAAGAGCGCAAAGACTTCTTGGATGCAATGGGCGCTGAAGAGCCAGGCTTGAATCGTTTGATCCGTGAAGCTTATAAACTTTTGGGCCTGCAAACTTACTTCACTGCGGGCGAAAAAGAAGTGCGTGCGTGGACAATCCGCGCGGGCACAAAAGCTCCGCAAGCAGCGGGCGTCATTCACACAGACTTTGAAAAAGGTTTTATCCGCGCAGAGACTTACCACTGCGAAGATTTGTTCACCTACAAATCGGAGCAAGCTGTTAAAGAAGCTGGTAAATATCGACTTGAAGGAAAAGAATACGTCGTTAAAGATGGAGATATCTTGTTCTTCAGATTCAACGTTTAG
- a CDS encoding transglycosylase SLT domain-containing protein, which translates to MRTSLKCIIISLLLGPVAGAQLPSTPKNDLEAFKKSLDVFRLSKYDEAIPSFESVLKDKTLEEYTRFYLAQSYMKTGKWDQAEAELKKILELSPNVKMSIEASNLLGQIALEKKNYKQASLHFAKLEKRTRNTEDYPDVIYNLALAEKGLNRHAPMCKWLVKMYERYPAYPKVADWGVDLAANEFEGKPTDCHVTTEDFRTRVRYLLWAGLDQKAQGEINIMKEKLAKSDKYLADKLQAQFYLQEGEVVKAVDILKPYYENNKRNFDYLILFASAAARAGEVQLAVGSYYSAYKMSPRSKTGRQALYQSAFLSYQFQDYDGAARRFQEFMKAYPKSGLNRDAQWHLAWLKYLKGDYQGAYKAFANLNAQKRKNKRGWKSFPQDRVNYWMAMSLLRQGKTDQAKDMMEDLAADPLMGYYSIVAQARLKKIEEVKAPKLAQTTSLPTQPRVISRFSASEFLMPGSQETYRGDDSESEENLVLTQYSADDEKGEEEEAEESDNADLKSVEVAEEAGSVPEVAGDKVTTFSNPVLMKRFERARDMMILGEYEWARWDLYDIERKTSNREYLRTLMSEYNTAGHFNRSSYIAQINFGGQRAAHGLEGIRYLWEFAYPKAYSEFVNKYTKKFDVPQELVWGIMRAETNYRRDAISPVGALGLMQVMPFTGHKVATLLGEKDFKSPMLLQPETSVKIGSRYLKRLMDRFENTIPLVAAGYNAGPHRVKNWLVSFGNLETDEFVEHIPFLETRNYVKRVVSNAYIYSQLYGNKKDLFPYMAGSVPVKVSAELVGKENWDDI; encoded by the coding sequence ATGAGGACCTCCCTGAAGTGTATTATTATTTCTCTCTTATTGGGCCCTGTCGCAGGCGCACAATTACCTTCAACACCAAAAAATGACTTGGAAGCTTTCAAAAAAAGTTTGGACGTATTTCGCTTGTCCAAATATGACGAAGCGATTCCGAGTTTTGAAAGTGTTCTTAAAGATAAAACGCTGGAAGAGTACACGCGTTTTTATCTGGCACAATCATACATGAAGACAGGTAAATGGGATCAGGCCGAGGCGGAGTTAAAAAAGATTCTCGAGCTTTCTCCGAATGTCAAAATGTCGATTGAAGCTTCCAATCTTTTGGGGCAGATCGCTTTGGAAAAGAAAAACTACAAACAAGCAAGCCTGCATTTTGCCAAACTCGAAAAGAGAACTCGCAACACGGAAGACTATCCGGACGTGATTTACAACTTGGCGTTGGCGGAAAAAGGTTTGAATCGTCATGCGCCGATGTGTAAGTGGCTCGTGAAAATGTATGAAAGATATCCGGCTTATCCCAAGGTCGCTGATTGGGGAGTGGACCTCGCGGCGAATGAATTTGAAGGAAAACCGACAGACTGCCACGTGACGACGGAAGATTTCCGTACGCGCGTTCGCTATTTGCTTTGGGCGGGGCTTGATCAAAAAGCTCAAGGCGAAATCAATATCATGAAAGAGAAGCTGGCAAAGTCCGATAAATACTTGGCCGACAAGCTTCAGGCGCAATTTTACTTGCAAGAGGGTGAAGTTGTTAAAGCCGTTGATATCCTCAAGCCCTATTACGAAAACAATAAAAGAAATTTCGACTATTTGATCCTCTTTGCTTCGGCGGCCGCGCGTGCAGGTGAGGTGCAGTTAGCGGTGGGTTCTTACTATTCCGCTTACAAAATGAGCCCGCGCTCAAAAACGGGTCGTCAGGCTTTGTATCAGTCGGCATTCCTAAGTTATCAGTTCCAGGATTACGACGGAGCGGCTCGTCGCTTCCAGGAATTCATGAAGGCCTATCCTAAATCAGGTTTGAACAGAGATGCGCAATGGCACTTGGCGTGGTTGAAATATCTGAAGGGTGATTATCAAGGCGCTTACAAAGCGTTTGCAAACTTGAATGCGCAAAAAAGAAAAAACAAAAGAGGCTGGAAGTCTTTCCCGCAAGACAGAGTGAACTACTGGATGGCGATGAGCCTTCTGCGCCAAGGTAAAACGGATCAAGCCAAAGACATGATGGAAGATCTCGCGGCAGATCCATTGATGGGTTATTACTCGATCGTGGCGCAAGCGCGTTTGAAAAAAATCGAAGAAGTCAAAGCGCCAAAACTGGCGCAAACAACATCTTTGCCTACGCAGCCGCGTGTGATCTCGCGCTTCTCTGCAAGCGAGTTCTTGATGCCGGGATCGCAAGAAACTTACCGCGGGGATGATTCGGAATCGGAAGAAAACCTGGTTCTGACTCAATACTCAGCAGACGATGAAAAAGGTGAAGAAGAAGAGGCGGAAGAGTCCGACAACGCCGATTTGAAATCGGTGGAAGTGGCGGAAGAGGCCGGTTCCGTTCCTGAAGTCGCAGGTGACAAAGTCACGACATTCTCAAATCCGGTGTTGATGAAACGTTTTGAGCGTGCGCGCGATATGATGATCTTAGGGGAGTACGAATGGGCTCGCTGGGATCTTTACGATATCGAAAGAAAAACGTCGAACCGCGAATATCTTCGCACTTTGATGAGCGAATACAATACGGCAGGACATTTCAACCGTTCTTCGTATATCGCGCAAATCAATTTCGGCGGACAAAGAGCGGCGCACGGTCTTGAAGGAATCCGTTATCTTTGGGAGTTCGCATATCCCAAGGCGTATTCTGAGTTCGTGAATAAATACACGAAGAAGTTCGACGTTCCGCAAGAGCTCGTTTGGGGGATCATGCGCGCGGAAACAAATTACCGCCGCGACGCAATTTCTCCAGTGGGAGCTCTTGGCTTGATGCAAGTTATGCCTTTCACAGGTCACAAGGTAGCGACACTTTTGGGCGAGAAAGATTTTAAATCGCCAATGCTTTTGCAGCCAGAGACTTCGGTGAAAATCGGCTCTCGTTATTTGAAGCGCTTGATGGATCGTTTTGAAAATACGATTCCTTTGGTGGCGGCCGGTTATAATGCCGGTCCTCATCGCGTAAAAAACTGGTTGGTGAGCTTCGGCAATTTGGAAACAGATGAATTCGTTGAACACATTCCGTTTCTTGAAACTCGCAACTACGTAAAACGAGTTGTTTCTAACGCTTATATTTACAGTCAATTGTACGGCAACAAAAAAGACCTTTTCCCTTATATGGCGGGGTCCGTACCTGTGAAGGTTTCGGCAGAGCTAGTAGGGAAAGAAAATTGGGATGACATTTGA
- the pth gene encoding aminoacyl-tRNA hydrolase: MWLVVGLGNPGGEYKLTRHNIGFMAVDYALQSLGNPPIKNQFKAEIAQVKWHDHQIIFCKPQTYMNLSGESVQPLMGFYKIPMAHLIVLHDEIDQPFGQLKIQKNRGHGGHNGIKSISGLLGSADYIRLRIGVGRPENPHIPVADHVLGKFSKEEFEKMPDFLNKSIDAVESIILDGIQKASTKFNS; encoded by the coding sequence ATGTGGTTAGTGGTTGGACTTGGAAATCCCGGCGGAGAATACAAACTCACTCGTCATAACATTGGTTTTATGGCGGTGGATTATGCTCTTCAAAGTTTGGGAAATCCCCCGATCAAAAATCAGTTCAAAGCAGAAATCGCACAAGTAAAGTGGCATGATCATCAGATCATTTTTTGCAAACCGCAGACTTACATGAATCTCTCGGGTGAATCCGTGCAGCCTTTGATGGGCTTTTATAAAATTCCGATGGCTCATTTGATTGTCTTGCACGATGAAATTGATCAGCCTTTTGGTCAGCTCAAAATCCAGAAAAATCGCGGTCACGGCGGGCATAACGGAATCAAGAGCATCTCAGGTTTGCTGGGCTCCGCCGATTATATTCGCCTGCGTATCGGTGTCGGACGCCCTGAGAACCCGCATATTCCAGTTGCGGACCATGTTCTTGGAAAATTCTCAAAAGAAGAGTTCGAGAAGATGCCAGACTTCCTCAACAAAAGTATCGATGCCGTCGAGAGTATTATCCTCGATGGAATCCAAAAAGCTTCGACAAAATTCAATAGTTAA
- a CDS encoding ABC transporter permease, translating to MKKIFLVVASTYLILLLLLTLFYSVLGFSSGLEQNIEQILTGPGHQFWFGTDSLGRDMFARVLSGGRISLLVGVFCALLSFVFGFIYGAVAGWFEGVVDKILMRFCDILMAVPSFILVSVLCLSLQLLLPIQDVYMKALLSLCVGISATHWMSLARVTRGMVLEIRRKPFVEAAVALGGSRTHILWRHVLPNMLGTLLILVAMQIPTNILYESFMSFIGLGVHPPYTSWGILVREGWKTLSSFPHLILFPSLILFLTVWSIHILLDHFKS from the coding sequence ATGAAAAAAATCTTCCTGGTTGTCGCAAGCACGTACTTGATTCTGCTTTTACTTTTGACTCTTTTTTATTCTGTCCTTGGTTTCTCATCGGGACTTGAACAGAACATTGAACAAATTCTGACGGGGCCGGGCCATCAATTCTGGTTTGGCACGGACTCTTTAGGCAGAGACATGTTCGCCCGCGTTTTATCGGGTGGAAGAATATCCTTACTTGTAGGCGTGTTCTGTGCGCTTTTATCTTTCGTATTTGGATTTATTTACGGTGCTGTCGCGGGATGGTTCGAAGGTGTCGTGGATAAGATCCTCATGCGTTTCTGCGACATTCTCATGGCCGTGCCGAGTTTTATTCTTGTCTCCGTTTTATGTCTAAGCTTGCAATTGCTGTTGCCGATACAAGACGTTTACATGAAAGCTCTTTTAAGTCTGTGCGTCGGAATTTCCGCGACTCACTGGATGAGTCTTGCGCGAGTGACACGAGGAATGGTTTTAGAAATCCGCAGAAAACCTTTCGTCGAAGCCGCCGTCGCATTAGGTGGCAGCCGCACACATATTCTTTGGCGTCACGTTCTGCCGAATATGCTGGGCACATTGCTCATTCTCGTGGCCATGCAGATCCCGACAAATATTCTTTACGAAAGCTTTATGAGTTTTATCGGCCTCGGCGTACATCCGCCTTACACAAGTTGGGGCATTCTTGTGCGCGAAGGTTGGAAAACTCTTTCAAGCTTCCCCCATCTCATTCTTTTTCCATCTCTGATTTTATTTCTGACTGTGTGGAGCATCCACATCCTATTGGACCACTTCAAATCCTAG
- a CDS encoding ABC transporter permease, whose product MLASLVVLAALTFFLLKALPGGPFDDDIALNPLVKEKLMQHWNVEASWAGQVVSYMSSVAQGDLGISMARPDRSVSEIIAQGIQNTLMLNGLSLVFILCGAFAISLLAVRYRETWIEQTIDQGVIAFLSLPSLFWGPLLIYVFGFYWNLLPVAFLTTPQHYILPLLTLSLRPMAVLIRLLKNSLHDNLTQDYVRTARAKGVSSWAILVHHVLKNSLIPFLSYVGPLVVSLLSGSFLVEVLFAVPGLGTEFIASLNDRDYTLIVGLTLFYGTLLILVNSFIDVLLRLVDPRLRENA is encoded by the coding sequence ATGTTAGCGTCGCTGGTGGTCCTTGCGGCGCTTACGTTTTTTTTGCTTAAAGCCTTGCCCGGCGGTCCTTTCGACGACGATATTGCCCTGAATCCTCTGGTTAAAGAAAAACTCATGCAGCATTGGAATGTGGAAGCCTCTTGGGCAGGACAAGTCGTTTCCTATATGTCTTCCGTGGCGCAGGGGGACCTGGGAATTTCCATGGCCAGACCCGATCGCAGCGTCAGCGAGATTATTGCGCAAGGAATACAGAACACGCTGATGCTCAATGGTCTTTCGCTTGTGTTTATTCTTTGTGGCGCGTTTGCGATTTCACTTTTAGCTGTGCGCTATCGAGAAACTTGGATCGAGCAGACGATTGATCAAGGTGTGATCGCGTTTTTATCTCTTCCAAGTCTGTTCTGGGGGCCCTTGCTTATTTACGTTTTTGGATTTTATTGGAACCTTTTGCCCGTCGCTTTTTTGACGACACCTCAGCATTATATTTTGCCGCTTTTGACACTCAGTCTTCGTCCGATGGCGGTGCTCATCCGTCTTCTTAAAAATTCTCTGCACGACAACCTCACGCAAGACTATGTGCGCACAGCCCGCGCGAAGGGTGTCAGTTCGTGGGCAATTCTAGTTCATCATGTTCTTAAAAACTCCCTGATTCCTTTTTTAAGCTACGTGGGCCCTCTTGTCGTGTCGCTGCTTTCGGGTTCTTTCCTGGTGGAAGTGCTTTTTGCGGTTCCGGGGCTTGGCACGGAGTTTATTGCGTCTTTGAACGATCGCGATTACACATTGATTGTGGGATTAACCTTGTTTTACGGAACGTTGTTGATTCTGGTGAACTCGTTTATCGACGTTCTTTTACGGTTGGTAGATCCGCGTTTAAGGGAGAACGCATGA
- a CDS encoding 50S ribosomal protein L25 codes for MKNRIELEVAPRETGKHNSRALRNSRNVPAVIYGAVEPINVSVGEKEMVKFNTRAYENALFTLKSSDKKANGIVVLVKSVDVHPLSRRPQHVDFFALDLKKAVRVNVEVRLEGKPIGLSEGGLLNVVLRSVEVETLPTEIPEFITADISNLAVGDALHVSDLQVTGSVKVITGGDQTIAVVNAQEEEAAAPAAAAAPAAAAPAAAAPAAAKAPAKK; via the coding sequence ATGAAAAATAGAATCGAACTAGAAGTAGCTCCTCGTGAAACTGGTAAACACAACAGCCGCGCACTTCGCAACTCTCGCAACGTGCCTGCAGTTATCTACGGAGCTGTTGAGCCTATCAACGTATCTGTTGGTGAAAAAGAAATGGTTAAGTTCAACACTCGTGCTTACGAGAATGCTCTTTTCACATTGAAAAGCTCTGACAAAAAAGCCAACGGTATCGTTGTTCTTGTTAAGTCAGTAGACGTTCACCCACTTTCTCGCCGTCCTCAACACGTTGATTTCTTCGCTTTGGATCTTAAGAAAGCTGTTCGCGTTAACGTTGAAGTTCGTCTTGAAGGTAAACCAATCGGTCTTTCTGAAGGCGGCTTGTTGAACGTCGTTCTTCGTTCTGTTGAGGTTGAAACTCTTCCAACTGAAATCCCTGAATTCATCACTGCTGATATCTCTAACTTGGCAGTAGGCGATGCTCTTCACGTTTCTGATTTGCAAGTAACTGGTTCAGTAAAAGTTATCACTGGCGGTGACCAAACTATCGCGGTTGTTAACGCTCAAGAAGAAGAAGCTGCTGCTCCTGCGGCTGCCGCTGCTCCAGCTGCTGCTGCACCTGCTGCTGCCGCTCCTGCTGCTGCAAAAGCTCCAGCGAAAAAGTAA